Proteins encoded in a region of the Anopheles aquasalis chromosome 2, idAnoAquaMG_Q_19, whole genome shotgun sequence genome:
- the LOC126573132 gene encoding BCL2/adenovirus E1B 19 kDa protein-interacting protein 3, producing the protein MFRTIGLSSDKKSALASSSKSMASSPLMKMGTEELGESWIELSSNTTSQSTIGGLGSVGAAVYSGNNSSCSSSAIPSASTTTTVPSSSSQLLVSLTPPELNVRSPERTTPLPFGSVEEYIRLLREAQRESKESSRVASLTSSRKNSPRGSPKSPPNSPNTELAATEEDLKNVYINYENKDGDIVKDTDWVWDWSSRPDQQPPKEWKFEHPKKAGQEECTKTSHSGYSIRQVRVGKNSLFSREFLYSIVLTNVLSLLLGAGIGAWLQKRGLLLTRISIE; encoded by the exons ATGTTCCGAACGATCGGTTTGTCGAGCGACAAGAAGTCGGCACTGgcttccagcagcaaatcgaTGGCCTCCAGTCCGTTGATGAAGATGGGCACCGAGGAGCTTGGTG AATCATGGATCGAGCTGTCGTCGAATACTACGAGCCAGAGTACGATCGGTGGACTGGGATCGGTGGGAGCAGCCGTGTACTcgggcaacaacagcagctgcagcagcagtgctatCCCCAGcgctagcaccaccacgaccgtcccgagcagtagcagccagctgctggtgagcCTTACCCCGCCCGAGCTGAACGTCAGGAGCCCGGAACGGACAACGCCACTACCGTTCGGATCGGTGGAAGAGTACATAAGACTGCTACGGGAAGCTCAACGTGAGTCGAAGGAATCGAGCCGTGTGGCGTCGTTGACGAGCTCGCGCAAAAACTCCCCTCGCGGTAGCCCCAAATCGCCACCGAACAGCCCAAACACCGAGCTAGCGGCCACCGAGGAAGATCTCAAAAATGTTTACATCAACTATGAAAACAAG GATGGTGATATAGTGAAGGATACAGACTGGGTATGGGACTGGAGTAGTCGACCCGATCAGCAACCACCAAA agAGTGGAAATTCGAACATCCCAAAAAGGCTGGCCAAGAAGAGTGCACTAAAACCAGTCACTCTGGGTACTCGATAAGACAGGTTCGCGTAGGAAAAAACTCGCTGTTTTCGCGGGAGTTTCTGTACTCGATCGTTCTGACGAATGTATTATCACTTTTGCTGGGAGCAGGTATCGG AGCCTGGCTACAGAAAagagggctgctgctgactcgcATCTCCATTGAATAG